In Nitrosococcus halophilus Nc 4, the genomic stretch AGACTGCGCACGGTGCGCATATAACCGGGTATTCCTACGATGCCCACCCTTATCTGGGTCTCGGCCGGGACCTTCGGTGCTATCAACTCAGGTCGCCACTTGAACAAGGTATACAAATCGGCTAAGCCCTGGGTGGGATGCTCATCAATGCCGTTCCCTGCATTGATAATGGGAATACGCAAGGATTCCAGCATTTTGTAGACGGCCTCCTCGCTGCCATCCCGCAGTACCACTAAATCTCCGTAGTTATTGAACATCTCGGCCACGTCGGCCAAGGTTTCCCCCTTGGCAATGCCCGTAGTGGCCGGATCGGTAATGGACATTACATCGCCGCCTAGTCGATGCCAGGCACTCTCAAATGAAAGTCGGGTACGGGTGCTGGGTTCATAAAAGGCATTGATGAGAATCTTACCCGTGAGGGGCAGTTGCATCCGGGTGGGGGTAGTCTCATAAAGGGCCGCTAGACGGCTGAGTTGAATGACTTTCTCCCGGTCGAACTGGCGAGCGCTGAGTATAGGGCGATTAGCCAGATCCACCAAAGGCGCCGGATTTTCTGGAATCTGCTCCATGAGGGCCAAGGGCCGCTCGATGCCGGCCGTATCATCCTTGGGCTGTAAAGGCTCCTTTAATAGAGGGTTGAATTTCTTCACCATAACTGACCCTTTATCCAATCGCGAAGCAGCAATACGAGCAAAACTAAAGGCGCAGCGGAGGTGATGATTAGGGCTGCCGTGACTAACCCAGTCAGCCATTCTGCCGATATCAGCATGGGGTTTCCTCTTGTGGATGAGCTTCCTGTAATCTGTCCCAGTTGAAGTCCCGGGGCCAAAGCCAGGTGCTTAAGAGCACGATAACCATGGACACGAAGGCGCCTACCAGGGCGGCCACATAAAACCCAATGGCGAAATAACTGGAGAGACCGGCAATGCTGCCCAGGGCCATGGCAGCGACTGCCCCCATTGGGTTGGTGCGGCGCCAATAGAGCCCTGCGGCAATGGGCCAGATGGTGCTGGCCACGAAAGCGCCGGTGAAATAGAGCAATTCGGCGAGCGTGGCTAGCCGGGGGACGCATAGGAGCCAAGTCAATACCCCAAGACCGATAATGGTGACCACCGTCACCCTACGGAGCTGCTGACCGGTGGCATGAGGGCGCAAGTGGCGCCGGTAGAGGTCTTCCACCACCAAGATACTGGTCGCTGCCAATAAAGAATCTAGGCTTGAGGAAAGGGCTGAGAATACCATAATCAGTACCAGAACTGCGCCAGTGACACCCAGCAATTCTCCGGCAACCATGGGACCGACCATATCCGCCGCCGGGATATTGAGATCCAGGGCGGGAACCGCCAGGGCAATAAAACCAGCCACGACCGGGATCGGCATCCATAAGATGCCCGCAGTGAAATAGGCCTTAAATCCCACCCCTTCTCGAAAGGAAAAAGCGCGGCTCCACCACACGTTAGAGTGAAACACTTCACCTATCCCAAACAACAGATTATTGAAAAGAAACATGAGGGCAGCGGGCATCAGGAGATTAAGTAATTGGGGGCGTTCTTCAACGACTGCGGTATGGATGCGGTCAAAGCCTACGTTATCGATGGCGAGCCAGGCAATCACCACCAGCCCAGATAAAATCAGCAGCGATTGGATAAAATCGGTGCCGATAACGGCGCGAAAGCCTCCCAACAGGGTATAGCTGACACAGATAGTTAGAATAATAGTCATGCCATAGTGGTAGGGAATGCCGGTCAGGGCATTGATGAGAATGCCTCCCGCCATTCCCATACTCACTAGCCAGCCGAGGCCGTAAAACAGGGAGATGAGAAGGAACAGTCGCCAGGCAGTTTTTCCATAGCGCAAGCGGATAAAATCACCGCTCGTATAGCCATTGGGCATGAGCTTGCGGATCCGCTTGGCAAGTGGGGCAAACATGAGCAGCCCTACCGCTCCCAGGGAATAGCCCAGCATCCCCCAGATGCCCATCTGGAAGGCCAGCTGGGGGGCGGCCATGGTAGTATTGCTGGTCACCCAGGTGGCCATGGCGGTGGCAGTGCCTAAGGCAAGTCCTACCCTGCGTCCGGCCAGCACATATTCGTCTAGGGCTTTGGCATTG encodes the following:
- a CDS encoding aspartate/ornithine carbamoyltransferase family protein, encoding MVKKFNPLLKEPLQPKDDTAGIERPLALMEQIPENPAPLVDLANRPILSARQFDREKVIQLSRLAALYETTPTRMQLPLTGKILINAFYEPSTRTRLSFESAWHRLGGDVMSITDPATTGIAKGETLADVAEMFNNYGDLVVLRDGSEEAVYKMLESLRIPIINAGNGIDEHPTQGLADLYTLFKWRPELIAPKVPAETQIRVGIVGIPGYMRTVRSLLLFLALFAPAIKEVVVICHQEDVFAKDQREELELSGLTLRIARHLNPELPTLDVVYINSIAWVGDSFEKLGEGLGLRQSSPLKPGAIILHPLARGEELSTDLDNTEHNWYFAQARGAVFMRMALLTSLVQRIDQVMDTPGQS
- a CDS encoding sodium:solute symporter family protein; the encoded protein is MNSINSAILEPRLGWITLAILSVIWVWLGWFWGRNAKALDEYVLAGRRVGLALGTATAMATWVTSNTTMAAPQLAFQMGIWGMLGYSLGAVGLLMFAPLAKRIRKLMPNGYTSGDFIRLRYGKTAWRLFLLISLFYGLGWLVSMGMAGGILINALTGIPYHYGMTIILTICVSYTLLGGFRAVIGTDFIQSLLILSGLVVIAWLAIDNVGFDRIHTAVVEERPQLLNLLMPAALMFLFNNLLFGIGEVFHSNVWWSRAFSFREGVGFKAYFTAGILWMPIPVVAGFIALAVPALDLNIPAADMVGPMVAGELLGVTGAVLVLIMVFSALSSSLDSLLAATSILVVEDLYRRHLRPHATGQQLRRVTVVTIIGLGVLTWLLCVPRLATLAELLYFTGAFVASTIWPIAAGLYWRRTNPMGAVAAMALGSIAGLSSYFAIGFYVAALVGAFVSMVIVLLSTWLWPRDFNWDRLQEAHPQEETPC